The proteins below are encoded in one region of Actinomycetota bacterium:
- the dnaX gene encoding DNA polymerase III subunit gamma/tau — translation MAHVSLYRKYRPASFDQVMGQEHVTRTLVNAIDSGKISHAYLFAGSRGTGKTSTAKLLAKALDCAEGPTSTPCGKCDSCLSISAGTSLDVIEMDAASNRGIDDIRDIRDKVAFATVEGKYKVYILDEAHMLTKEASNAFLKVLEEPPGHVIFVLCTTEAHKVLPTIQSRCQRFEFRRPDAGMVLEVLKHIAAAEEIEIDEAGLEAIARSSAGAFRDAIGALDQLATYCDKKIAINDVLSMLGTVESELLFEAVDIAAANDARGAFLFVNRLADQGKDFGQFSQELVGHLRNIFLLQQLDDYPPGIITTPAEDISRLKGQARLLAPNRVVRFVELLTDALSEMKRGSDPRLQLELAFMKMTRPQVDMSTKSLLYRLDQIESRMPAGRGQVNGGQSASVTKAAPAVSSESVKSDQGSAGMPGSDAGASGPAARASASGDSTAAAQADGAVPQDEMPSQGEEAIDAGESGAVAPAAGSGDALAEEPRLELSLDKIVRAWSVILNQVKKRKIPLYSLLQEARPIELTGRVLVLGFPAGAEFHKAQVEKPNYIEVITDVLADMTGETLKINCVVAEGDEVFAAPPARDDDTPSADDVIAMIKAELDAEEIP, via the coding sequence ATGGCGCACGTTTCTCTCTACCGCAAATACCGCCCCGCCTCTTTCGACCAGGTGATGGGCCAGGAACATGTCACCCGGACCCTGGTGAACGCCATCGATTCCGGGAAGATCAGCCACGCCTACCTGTTTGCCGGCTCCCGCGGGACGGGCAAGACCTCGACCGCCAAGCTGCTTGCCAAGGCGCTCGACTGCGCCGAAGGGCCCACCTCGACCCCCTGCGGCAAGTGTGACAGCTGCCTGTCGATCAGCGCCGGCACTTCGCTCGACGTCATCGAGATGGACGCCGCCAGCAACCGCGGCATCGACGACATCCGCGATATCCGCGACAAGGTCGCATTCGCCACGGTAGAAGGCAAGTACAAGGTCTATATCCTCGATGAAGCCCACATGCTGACCAAGGAAGCCTCAAACGCATTCCTCAAGGTACTGGAGGAGCCGCCGGGGCATGTCATCTTTGTCCTTTGCACCACCGAGGCCCATAAAGTTTTGCCGACGATCCAGTCGCGCTGCCAGAGGTTTGAGTTCCGGCGTCCCGACGCCGGCATGGTGCTTGAAGTGCTGAAGCATATCGCCGCCGCCGAGGAGATCGAGATCGACGAGGCGGGCCTGGAGGCCATCGCGCGCAGTTCGGCGGGGGCCTTCCGTGACGCCATCGGCGCCCTCGACCAGCTGGCTACCTATTGTGACAAGAAGATCGCCATCAACGATGTGCTGTCGATGCTGGGCACGGTGGAATCGGAGCTGCTCTTTGAGGCCGTCGATATCGCGGCCGCCAACGACGCCCGCGGCGCCTTCCTCTTCGTCAACCGTCTGGCCGACCAGGGCAAGGATTTCGGGCAGTTCTCCCAGGAGCTGGTGGGCCATCTGCGCAACATCTTCCTGCTGCAGCAGCTCGACGATTATCCGCCGGGTATCATCACCACTCCCGCCGAGGATATCTCCCGGCTCAAAGGACAGGCGCGGTTGCTGGCTCCGAACCGGGTCGTCCGTTTTGTGGAACTGCTCACCGACGCCTTATCCGAGATGAAGCGGGGAAGCGATCCGCGCCTGCAGCTGGAGCTGGCTTTTATGAAGATGACGCGGCCGCAGGTGGACATGTCGACAAAATCCCTGTTATACCGCCTCGACCAGATCGAGAGCCGGATGCCGGCAGGCCGGGGACAAGTAAATGGCGGGCAATCTGCGTCCGTGACGAAAGCTGCGCCGGCTGTGAGCAGCGAGTCGGTGAAATCAGACCAGGGATCAGCGGGGATGCCGGGGTCTGATGCAGGAGCCAGCGGGCCAGCGGCCAGGGCATCGGCGAGTGGCGATTCGACCGCGGCAGCTCAGGCGGACGGCGCAGTGCCGCAAGATGAGATGCCATCACAGGGCGAAGAGGCGATCGACGCCGGCGAGTCCGGCGCAGTCGCGCCAGCCGCCGGCAGCGGCGACGCCTTGGCGGAAGAACCTCGCCTGGAACTTTCCCTGGACAAGATCGTGCGCGCCTGGAGTGTGATCCTCAACCAGGTGAAGAAGCGGAAGATACCGCTTTATTCCCTGCTTCAGGAGGCGCGGCCCATCGAGCTTACGGGCAGGGTGCTGGTGCTGGGATTCCCGGCAGGCGCCGAGTTCCACAAGGCCCAGGTGGAGAAGCCCAACTACATAGAAGTTATCACGGACGTGCTCGCGGACATGACCGGTGAGACCCTGAAAATAAATTGCGTGGTGGCCGAGGGCGACGAAGTCTTCGCAGCGCCGCCTGCGCGGGATGACGATACGCCTTCAGCAGACGACGTCATCGCCATGATCAAGGCGGAGCTGGACGCGGAAGAGATTCCTTAG
- a CDS encoding YbaB/EbfC family nucleoid-associated protein, which translates to MANMNMNKMMKQVQDMQKQMVKAQEELATLEVEASAGGGMVTVKVSGDLKINSIKIDPGAVDPDDVEMLEDMVLAAVNEALRSAQELASNKMSGVTGGLNIPGLM; encoded by the coding sequence ATGGCAAACATGAACATGAACAAGATGATGAAGCAGGTGCAGGACATGCAGAAGCAGATGGTCAAGGCCCAGGAAGAGCTGGCGACTCTCGAAGTCGAGGCCAGCGCCGGCGGCGGCATGGTCACGGTCAAGGTGAGCGGCGACCTGAAGATCAACAGCATTAAGATCGACCCCGGCGCCGTCGACCCCGACGATGTGGAGATGCTCGAGGATATGGTCCTTGCCGCCGTCAACGAGGCCTTGCGTTCGGCTCAGGAACTAGCCAGCAACAAGATGAGCGGGGTCACCGGCGGGCTGAACATACCGGGGCTGATGTGA
- the recR gene encoding recombination protein RecR: protein MFPAPVEQLIVELSKLPGIGRRSAQRITFFLLRRSRDDAAALAEAILALKDKIHFCAQCFNFTDEELCGFCRDARRDASLICVVEEPSDIIPIEKGGEYRGLYHVLGGALSPLDGVDPEHLRIKELVARVEAGGVTEVILATNPNTTGESTSMYIADLLRSQVRVTRLASGLPVGADLEYADEATVSRAMLGRREL, encoded by the coding sequence ATGTTTCCTGCTCCTGTAGAACAACTTATCGTCGAACTATCGAAGCTGCCAGGCATCGGCCGGCGTTCGGCTCAGCGCATCACCTTTTTTCTGCTGCGGCGTTCGCGCGATGACGCGGCGGCGCTCGCCGAAGCCATCCTCGCGCTCAAAGACAAGATCCATTTCTGCGCCCAGTGTTTCAACTTCACCGACGAGGAACTCTGCGGTTTCTGCCGCGACGCCCGCCGCGACGCCTCGCTGATCTGCGTTGTCGAGGAGCCCAGCGACATCATCCCCATCGAGAAGGGCGGCGAGTACCGCGGCCTTTACCATGTCCTTGGCGGCGCGCTCTCACCGCTCGACGGAGTCGATCCCGAGCACCTGCGCATCAAGGAACTTGTGGCCCGGGTAGAGGCCGGTGGCGTCACAGAGGTCATCCTGGCGACAAATCCCAATACAACCGGCGAGTCGACTTCCATGTATATCGCCGATCTGCTGCGCAGCCAGGTGAGGGTGACGCGGCTTGCCAGCGGCCTGCCGGTGGGCGCCGACCTTGAGTATGCCGACGAAGCGACGGTCAGCCGGGCGATGCTGGGCAGACGGGAACTATGA
- a CDS encoding DsbA family protein, protein MEPIIVLIIYSDPYCTWCWGSEPVLRKIQEVYGSQVRLVYRMGGLVEDAAKFRDPLNRIGGPDMNKQVAEHWRQAAARHGMPVDADVFIDYADEFRSTWPACIAYKAAELQDPALAGKYLRRLREGAAAEHLPIHRIEVQADLAEEVGLDRQRLLADIENGSAEQAFRDDLQLCRDNNVTGFPSYEVHVSGGEEIAMFGYHNYSAFESTFQRLAGDRLKPRELTADDDSILEFAHKYGKVAPREVSEVFSLKMSEARERLDRLVGEGRLRKQQAGSGWFYLGQ, encoded by the coding sequence ATGGAACCCATAATCGTACTGATCATCTACTCCGACCCCTACTGCACCTGGTGCTGGGGCTCGGAGCCCGTGCTCCGCAAGATCCAGGAGGTCTATGGCAGCCAGGTGCGCCTGGTCTACCGGATGGGCGGCCTGGTCGAGGATGCGGCAAAGTTCAGGGATCCGCTGAACCGGATCGGCGGCCCGGACATGAACAAACAGGTCGCCGAACACTGGCGCCAGGCTGCCGCCCGCCACGGGATGCCCGTCGACGCCGATGTCTTCATCGATTACGCTGACGAGTTCCGCTCCACCTGGCCCGCATGTATCGCCTACAAGGCCGCCGAACTTCAGGATCCGGCGCTGGCGGGCAAGTACCTCCGGCGCCTGCGCGAAGGCGCTGCCGCCGAGCACCTGCCCATCCATCGCATCGAAGTTCAGGCTGATCTCGCCGAAGAGGTCGGCCTCGACCGTCAGAGGCTGCTCGCTGACATCGAGAACGGCAGCGCCGAACAGGCGTTCCGGGATGACCTCCAGCTCTGCCGCGATAACAATGTGACCGGCTTCCCCTCATACGAGGTCCATGTCTCCGGAGGCGAGGAGATCGCCATGTTCGGCTACCATAACTACAGCGCCTTCGAGTCGACCTTCCAGCGGCTCGCCGGCGATCGGCTGAAGCCCCGTGAGCTGACGGCGGACGACGACAGCATCCTGGAGTTCGCGCATAAGTACGGCAAGGTAGCCCCGCGCGAAGTCTCCGAGGTCTTCTCCCTGAAGATGAGCGAAGCGCGGGAGCGGCTGGACCGCCTTGTTGGGGAAGGCAGGTTAAGGAAGCAGCAGGCAGGTAGTGGCTGGTTCTACCTGGGCCAGTGA
- a CDS encoding multicopper oxidase domain-containing protein, giving the protein MALTRRRFLKLGSAAGAGLLVPWQLSLGCGAETNTPSGDTTTADYRLPADIDRFIDPLPRPPMLAPDTGAHAGSDYYEISLTQFTQQLHSQLPPTPLWGYAGSFPGPTIEARRGRPVRIKWINDGLPATHLLHDSIDRTIDRGMTLPEVRTIAHLHGGPTPPMYDGLPAAWSTPGATVTGPEYNAGDFIYHNDIRACALWYHDHAMGITRLNVYAGLAGLYIVRDENEENLALPSGEYEIPILIQDRSFNFDGTLFYPTMGMTTIHPVWNMEFFGDTPVVNGRAFPYLEVEPRRYRFRLLNGSQSRFYNLRFDDAGKSLPFSVIGSDGGLLPSPAQLDKLLLAPAERADVIFDFSALPENTVITLRNDAPAPYPLGGARALPEIMQFRVNGSLSGDDRSAPAALLSLPAIEPLAATPGTPAREIVLVENLDASAIMAHGADTAGMGDMGGMSGARMGITELLINGKPYSDPVDEKPAAGTTEIWQFINATPDTHPLHLHLVQFQIVNRQPLDTAGYWTLWEAWRTGSGPKPVLEDFITGPAMPPAPEESGWKDTARAMPGEVLRIIARFTVPPGTELPARYVYHCHILEHEDNEMMRPFEVM; this is encoded by the coding sequence ATGGCGCTTACCAGAAGAAGGTTCCTCAAGCTGGGCTCCGCCGCCGGAGCAGGATTGCTGGTACCCTGGCAGCTGAGCCTTGGCTGTGGCGCTGAGACGAACACGCCGTCCGGCGATACCACCACGGCCGATTACCGCCTGCCGGCCGATATCGACCGGTTCATCGACCCGTTGCCACGCCCCCCGATGCTGGCTCCCGACACCGGAGCCCACGCAGGCAGCGACTATTATGAGATCTCCCTGACCCAGTTCACCCAGCAGCTCCACAGCCAGCTGCCGCCGACGCCACTCTGGGGTTATGCCGGGAGTTTTCCGGGCCCGACCATCGAGGCCCGCCGCGGCCGGCCGGTCCGGATCAAATGGATAAACGACGGCCTGCCGGCGACGCATCTGCTTCACGACTCGATCGACCGGACTATCGACCGGGGGATGACCCTTCCCGAGGTCCGCACCATCGCCCATCTTCACGGCGGGCCGACGCCGCCGATGTATGACGGTCTGCCCGCCGCCTGGTCGACACCGGGCGCGACGGTCACCGGGCCGGAATACAACGCCGGTGATTTTATCTACCATAACGACATCCGCGCCTGCGCCCTCTGGTATCACGACCATGCAATGGGCATAACCAGGCTCAATGTCTATGCCGGACTCGCAGGCTTATACATAGTCCGCGACGAGAACGAGGAAAATCTCGCCCTGCCGTCCGGTGAATATGAGATCCCGATCCTGATCCAGGACCGCAGCTTCAACTTCGACGGCACCCTGTTCTACCCGACCATGGGAATGACGACGATCCATCCCGTCTGGAACATGGAATTCTTCGGCGACACGCCGGTGGTCAACGGCAGGGCCTTTCCTTACCTTGAAGTGGAACCCCGGCGCTACCGTTTCCGGCTGCTGAACGGGTCCCAGTCTCGCTTTTACAACCTCCGGTTCGATGACGCAGGCAAGTCTCTGCCTTTTTCCGTGATTGGTTCTGACGGCGGCCTTCTGCCCTCACCAGCCCAGCTCGACAAGCTGCTGCTGGCGCCGGCGGAGCGAGCCGACGTCATCTTCGACTTCTCTGCCCTGCCAGAGAATACCGTCATCACTCTCAGGAACGACGCGCCCGCGCCTTATCCGCTGGGCGGCGCCAGAGCTCTTCCCGAGATCATGCAGTTCCGGGTGAACGGTTCACTTTCCGGAGACGACCGGTCGGCCCCGGCCGCCCTGCTTTCACTGCCCGCGATCGAGCCGCTCGCAGCCACGCCGGGCACTCCGGCGAGGGAGATAGTCCTGGTGGAGAATCTCGACGCCAGTGCCATCATGGCCCACGGCGCGGATACGGCCGGCATGGGAGACATGGGCGGCATGAGCGGCGCCCGCATGGGCATCACCGAGCTGCTTATCAACGGCAAACCCTACAGCGACCCGGTCGACGAGAAGCCGGCCGCGGGAACCACAGAGATATGGCAGTTCATCAACGCAACGCCCGACACTCATCCGCTGCATCTCCACCTGGTGCAGTTCCAGATCGTCAACCGGCAGCCGCTCGACACAGCCGGTTACTGGACACTCTGGGAAGCGTGGCGGACGGGCTCGGGGCCGAAACCGGTGCTCGAAGATTTCATCACAGGACCAGCGATGCCGCCGGCTCCCGAAGAATCCGGCTGGAAGGACACCGCCCGCGCCATGCCGGGAGAGGTGCTGCGGATCATCGCCCGGTTCACCGTGCCGCCAGGCACTGAACTGCCAGCGCGATATGTCTACCACTGCCACATCCTCGAGCACGAAGACAACGAGATGATGCGGCCTTTCGAGGTGATGTGA
- a CDS encoding GYD domain-containing protein yields the protein MPVYVALSKLTEEGSKTIKNNPERIKAVNQDVEAMGVKILSQYALLGQYDFINILEAPDNDTIVRMSVEIGSRGSVQMQTMPAVSIDDLIADLKG from the coding sequence ATGCCTGTCTATGTAGCGCTCAGCAAGCTGACGGAGGAAGGCAGCAAGACGATCAAGAACAATCCGGAGCGGATAAAGGCTGTGAACCAGGACGTCGAGGCGATGGGTGTCAAGATCCTTTCCCAATACGCGCTGCTGGGACAGTATGATTTCATCAATATCCTCGAAGCGCCGGATAACGATACGATCGTCAGGATGTCGGTGGAGATCGGCTCTCGCGGTTCGGTTCAGATGCAGACGATGCCGGCGGTCTCGATCGACGACCTGATCGCCGACCTGAAGGGCTGA
- a CDS encoding FAD-dependent oxidoreductase — protein sequence MKKTSYDVVIVGAGPAGIFAALELTRKNSWSVLLIEKGFDMEKRKCPARGVQPVGCEIGCRPCSITCGWGGAGAFSDGKLTLSPEVGGWLTEFVGRPALEKLISYCDGIWVEYGAPEQVHGTDHDKVEEIRQRAMQVGLRLVDAPIRHLGTDRCPQVLQAMRDDINGKVEVATRTIVQKIIVEKGKAAGVELKDGQIIKARVVIVAPGREGASWMFEEARELGLDMVNNAVDIGLRVEVPAIVMEPLTSVLYESKLMYFSKSFEDEVRTFCMNPDGYVSREAYGDVVTVNGHSYSDRQSGYTNFALLVSTKFTEPFKEPITYGMSIARLANLLGEDIIIQRLGDLQIGQRTTPERLARSTIKPTLAKCTPGDLSFVLPFRHLRDILDMLEAMDELVPGVNHRETLLYGVEVKFYSARLQLTKELETQVGNLYAVGDGAGVTRGLVQASASGVIAARAAMKRL from the coding sequence ATCAAAAAAACCAGCTACGATGTGGTCATCGTCGGCGCCGGGCCGGCCGGGATCTTCGCCGCTCTCGAGCTGACCCGCAAGAATAGCTGGAGCGTGCTTCTCATCGAGAAGGGTTTCGATATGGAGAAGCGCAAGTGCCCGGCGCGCGGCGTGCAGCCGGTGGGCTGCGAGATCGGCTGCCGGCCCTGCTCCATCACCTGCGGCTGGGGTGGCGCCGGAGCGTTCAGCGATGGCAAGCTTACTCTCTCCCCCGAGGTCGGCGGCTGGCTGACTGAATTCGTCGGCCGCCCGGCGCTCGAGAAGCTGATCTCCTACTGCGACGGCATCTGGGTCGAATACGGCGCTCCCGAGCAAGTTCATGGCACCGACCACGACAAGGTCGAGGAGATCCGCCAGCGGGCCATGCAGGTGGGCTTGCGCCTGGTCGACGCCCCCATACGCCACCTGGGCACCGACCGCTGCCCCCAGGTGCTACAGGCGATGCGGGACGACATCAATGGCAAGGTGGAAGTCGCCACCCGCACCATCGTCCAGAAGATAATCGTGGAGAAGGGGAAGGCGGCGGGTGTCGAACTGAAGGACGGCCAGATTATCAAGGCCAGGGTCGTCATCGTCGCGCCGGGGCGCGAGGGCGCATCCTGGATGTTCGAGGAAGCCCGCGAGCTCGGCCTCGACATGGTCAACAACGCTGTCGACATCGGCCTGCGCGTCGAGGTACCGGCGATCGTGATGGAACCACTGACCAGTGTCCTCTACGAGTCGAAGCTGATGTACTTCTCGAAGAGTTTCGAGGATGAAGTGCGGACCTTCTGCATGAACCCCGACGGTTATGTCTCCCGCGAAGCTTATGGCGACGTGGTTACGGTCAACGGCCACAGCTACAGCGACCGGCAGTCTGGCTATACCAATTTTGCCCTCCTGGTCAGCACAAAGTTCACCGAGCCTTTCAAGGAGCCGATCACCTACGGCATGTCCATCGCCCGGCTGGCTAATCTGCTGGGGGAAGATATCATCATCCAGCGGCTGGGCGACCTGCAGATCGGCCAGCGGACGACGCCGGAGCGCCTGGCCCGCAGCACCATCAAGCCGACGCTGGCCAAGTGTACGCCGGGCGACCTTTCCTTCGTCCTGCCCTTCCGGCACCTGCGGGATATCCTCGACATGCTCGAAGCCATGGACGAGCTCGTGCCGGGTGTCAATCACCGCGAGACCCTGCTTTACGGGGTGGAAGTGAAGTTCTACTCGGCGCGGCTGCAGCTGACCAAAGAGCTGGAAACACAGGTCGGGAACCTGTACGCTGTCGGCGACGGGGCCGGGGTCACCCGCGGCCTGGTGCAGGCGTCAGCTTCGGGAGTCATCGCTGCCCGGGCGGCGATGAAGCGGCTCTAG
- a CDS encoding adenylosuccinate synthase: protein MPATVVVGTQWGDEGKGRIIDNLAEKSQMVVRFQGGNNAGHTIVNDQGEYKFHLIPSGILYPHVTAVIGNGVVVDPRVLCGELDTLKERGVSSDNLRLSGNAHLIMPYHILLDAAHETQLGKRKIGTTKRGIGPAYTDKAARLGIRVQDLLDKKILRQKLDTAIGEKNDLLEKVYNSPGVDRFEVMEQYAEYADKLSPYIADTSLLIDKALRRGEEVLFEGAQGCLLDIDHGTYPFVTSSNPIAGAACVGAGVGPTMIDEVTGVCKAYTTRVGEGPFPTELTDELGDHLVDKGNEYGTTTGRKRRCGWLDLVILKYAVRLNGLTGLAITKLDVLSGLDQIKVCSMYEYEHDGHSENFVDFPSHQSTFYHCSPVYQTLPGWKEDISGVRKLADLPREARDYLDLISEEAGVPVKMVSVGPGRDELVEV from the coding sequence ATGCCAGCGACAGTAGTAGTGGGAACCCAGTGGGGCGACGAGGGCAAGGGGCGCATCATCGACAACCTGGCCGAGAAGAGCCAGATGGTGGTGCGGTTCCAGGGCGGCAACAACGCCGGCCATACGATCGTCAACGATCAGGGTGAATACAAGTTCCACCTGATCCCCTCGGGCATCCTGTATCCTCATGTGACAGCGGTGATCGGCAACGGCGTTGTCGTCGATCCGCGGGTGCTCTGCGGCGAGCTCGACACGCTCAAGGAGCGTGGAGTCTCGTCGGATAACCTGCGGCTGTCCGGGAACGCCCATCTGATCATGCCCTACCACATACTGCTCGACGCGGCCCACGAGACCCAGCTGGGCAAGCGCAAGATCGGCACGACCAAGCGCGGCATCGGTCCGGCCTATACGGACAAGGCCGCGCGCCTGGGTATCCGGGTGCAGGACCTACTGGACAAGAAGATCCTCAGGCAGAAGCTGGATACCGCCATCGGTGAGAAGAACGACTTGCTGGAAAAGGTATACAACAGCCCGGGAGTGGACCGCTTCGAGGTCATGGAGCAGTACGCCGAATATGCCGACAAGCTGTCCCCTTACATCGCCGACACTTCGCTGCTGATCGACAAAGCGCTTCGCCGTGGCGAAGAGGTGCTCTTTGAAGGGGCCCAGGGATGCCTGCTCGATATCGATCACGGGACTTATCCGTTTGTGACCTCGTCCAACCCGATTGCGGGCGCTGCCTGCGTCGGCGCCGGCGTGGGCCCGACCATGATCGATGAAGTCACCGGCGTCTGCAAGGCCTATACCACCCGCGTGGGCGAGGGACCGTTCCCGACCGAACTCACCGACGAGCTGGGCGACCACCTGGTGGACAAAGGAAACGAGTATGGCACCACGACCGGCCGCAAGCGCCGTTGTGGCTGGCTCGACCTGGTCATCCTCAAATACGCTGTGCGCCTCAACGGCCTTACCGGGCTCGCCATCACCAAGCTGGATGTGCTCTCGGGGCTCGACCAGATCAAGGTCTGCTCCATGTATGAATACGAACACGACGGCCACAGCGAGAACTTCGTCGATTTCCCATCGCACCAGTCGACTTTCTACCACTGCAGCCCGGTCTATCAGACCCTGCCAGGCTGGAAGGAAGACATCAGCGGCGTCCGCAAGCTTGCCGACCTGCCGCGCGAGGCGCGCGATTATCTCGATCTCATCTCCGAAGAGGCGGGCGTGCCGGTGAAGATGGTCAGCGTCGGTCCCGGAAGGGACGAGCTGGTAGAAGTCTAG
- a CDS encoding MFS transporter: MPESPGITMGRTSAWVALSVICFGIFLAALDQTAVSALLPTIIKDYEGAFSPTAVERAGWIVTAYLVGYTVVMPVMGRLADLLGHRLLFNISILIFMAGSVMCAMAPTLKWLAVFRAVQAVGGGAIVPIAMGMVGIGFSRKSQALAIGILVSAGEAGGVIGPLYGAFVSQPMGWRWIFWINIPLGLAVMAVVRMLVPSWPRRRVYIDYRGAVLLAMFLTVITAALSGQRTVGWYQFVFPMLVLGAALLAAFIWVERGQEHPTLRLDMFKNRTFSAANIANLMEGVAMITALIQVPMFAYTTVAATPIEGGLLVIRMTVMIPIGAVIGGLLINRISHRWTAAAGFALAAIGLFLVSRWTAGVSSAVQTRDLMIAGFGFGLNSPALAAAVVGSVSRGRLALGSAIHIVFKTTGMMVGLAALGGWGIYTFESNIGLEGVPLLQKNESWNEMRSRIEAELYRRSEDAILLVLNRFFLVAAAMCALAIIPALMLRVQGDEEEAVSQAGDPAQRGS; the protein is encoded by the coding sequence TTGCCGGAATCTCCGGGCATCACGATGGGCAGGACCAGCGCCTGGGTGGCGCTGTCGGTCATCTGTTTCGGCATCTTCCTGGCGGCGCTGGACCAGACCGCCGTCTCGGCGCTGCTTCCCACCATCATCAAGGATTATGAGGGCGCCTTCTCGCCTACCGCCGTCGAGCGCGCCGGCTGGATAGTCACCGCCTACCTGGTCGGCTACACGGTGGTCATGCCGGTCATGGGCAGGCTGGCCGACCTGCTCGGGCATCGCCTGCTCTTCAATATCTCTATCCTTATCTTCATGGCCGGCTCGGTCATGTGCGCCATGGCCCCCACCCTCAAATGGCTGGCCGTCTTCCGGGCAGTGCAGGCGGTCGGCGGCGGCGCCATAGTCCCCATCGCCATGGGCATGGTCGGCATCGGGTTCAGCCGCAAAAGCCAGGCGCTCGCCATCGGCATTTTAGTATCCGCCGGCGAAGCCGGCGGCGTCATCGGCCCCCTTTACGGCGCCTTCGTATCGCAACCGATGGGCTGGCGCTGGATCTTCTGGATAAACATCCCCCTGGGGCTGGCGGTAATGGCCGTCGTCCGGATGCTGGTGCCCAGCTGGCCGCGCCGGCGGGTCTATATCGACTACCGGGGCGCTGTGCTGCTGGCGATGTTCCTGACCGTCATCACGGCGGCGCTTTCGGGGCAGCGGACCGTGGGCTGGTATCAGTTCGTCTTCCCGATGCTGGTCCTGGGCGCGGCGCTGCTTGCCGCCTTCATCTGGGTGGAGAGGGGGCAGGAACATCCGACTTTACGCCTGGACATGTTCAAAAACCGGACCTTCTCCGCGGCCAATATCGCCAACCTGATGGAAGGCGTGGCCATGATCACCGCCCTCATCCAGGTGCCGATGTTCGCCTATACCACCGTGGCGGCGACGCCCATCGAGGGCGGCCTGCTGGTGATCCGCATGACCGTGATGATCCCCATCGGCGCCGTAATCGGCGGCCTGCTTATCAACCGCATCAGCCACCGCTGGACTGCGGCGGCTGGATTCGCTTTGGCTGCTATTGGCCTCTTCCTGGTCAGCCGCTGGACCGCTGGTGTCAGCAGTGCCGTACAGACCCGCGACCTGATGATCGCCGGCTTTGGCTTCGGCCTCAACAGCCCGGCGCTGGCGGCAGCCGTGGTCGGATCGGTCTCACGAGGAAGGCTGGCGCTCGGTTCAGCCATCCACATCGTTTTCAAGACTACGGGAATGATGGTAGGTCTGGCAGCTCTCGGTGGCTGGGGCATCTACACCTTCGAGAGCAACATCGGCCTGGAAGGCGTGCCGCTGCTTCAGAAGAATGAGAGCTGGAATGAGATGAGAAGCCGCATCGAGGCGGAATTATACCGGCGCAGCGAAGACGCCATCCTGCTGGTGCTGAACCGCTTCTTCCTGGTGGCGGCGGCGATGTGCGCCCTGGCGATCATACCAGCGTTGATGCTGAGGGTGCAGGGGGATGAAGAGGAAGCGGTGTCACAGGCAGGCGATCCAGCCCAGCGGGGAAGTTGA